The Pyramidobacter porci genome includes a region encoding these proteins:
- the nifJ gene encoding pyruvate:ferredoxin (flavodoxin) oxidoreductase, whose translation MAKHWKTMDGNMAAAHVSYAFTEVAAIYPITPSSPMAEDCDEWAAQGRKNIFGRVVEISEMQSEAGASGAVHGSLSAGSLTTTFTASQGLLLMIPNMYKIAGERLPAVFDVSARALATHALSIFGDHGDVMACRGTGFAMLASSSVQETMDLTAVSHLTAIKARVPFLNFFDGFRTSHEVQKIEVLDYDDLAKLVDYDAIAEFKADSLNPEHPYTKGTAQNPDIFFQAREACNRFYDELPETVAQYMEQISALTGREYHPFNYYGDPEAERVVVCMGSACQAAEETVDYLMARGEKVGLVIVHLYRPFSPKYFFRVLPGTVKKIAVLDRCKEPGALGEPLYQDVCSLFEEYAEAERPLVVGGRYGLGSKDTTPTQIKAVFDNLKNYKPVNHFTVGINDDVTYHSLPLGETINAAPEGTIRCKFWGLGSDGTVGANKNAIKIIGDNTDLYAQGYFSYDSKKSGGITVSHLRFGKKPIKSTYLIENADFVACHKQEYLHQYDVTAGLKKGGAFLLNTQWTSMDALEANVPAKVKRYLAKNDIQFYVIDGTDIAQKIGLGNRTNMVMMSAFFKLANVIPMEDAVKYMKDAIQKSYGRKGEDIINMNNAAVDQGYGALKKIDIPAAWAEAVDAPRTEAAGCCEERPDFIRDIVDPINAQEGDKLPVSAFVGIEDGRFPNGTSAFEKRGVAVFVPEWNKDKCIQCNQCSMVCPHATIRPVLLDEEEAAHKPAGFETLPVKAPKELAGLQFRIQVSPLDCLGCGNCADICPVKALEMKPLASQMAQADNWHFGIDHVSDKSDRVNTHNMKNSQFATPYLEFSGACAGCGETPYAKLVTQLFGDRMMIANATGCSSIWGASAPSMPYTTNALGQGPAWANSLFEDNAEYGYGMAMSVKNSRNDLTANVEALLASDKLPEEVRKALQGWYDVRNDAAGSKAAAEAVYEVLDCDLGDEKLNVKLARVGDLADYLVKKSIWIFGGDGWAYDIGFGGLDHVLASGENVNVLVFDTEVYSNTGGQSSKSTPTSAVAKFAAAGKKVAKKDLGRIAMTYGYVYVAQCAMGADKNQLVKVLSEAEAYDGPSLIICYAPCINHGLRAGMGKSQEQEKKAVEAGYWHLYHYNPELEEQGKNPFVLDSKEPKASFRDFLMSESRYTSLAKTNPEMAEQLYAKAERDAKRRYCVYKSLAEAKPLEAE comes from the coding sequence ATGGCAAAGCACTGGAAGACAATGGATGGCAATATGGCCGCAGCGCACGTCAGTTACGCGTTCACTGAGGTCGCCGCGATTTATCCCATTACGCCTTCTTCGCCGATGGCTGAAGACTGCGACGAATGGGCTGCGCAGGGGAGAAAGAATATTTTTGGCCGGGTTGTCGAGATCTCGGAAATGCAGTCCGAAGCGGGCGCGTCAGGTGCTGTGCACGGTTCTCTGAGCGCCGGGTCTTTGACGACGACTTTTACGGCTTCGCAGGGTTTGCTGTTGATGATCCCCAATATGTATAAAATCGCCGGCGAACGTCTGCCTGCGGTTTTCGACGTCAGCGCCCGTGCCCTGGCGACGCATGCCCTTTCGATCTTTGGCGACCATGGCGACGTGATGGCCTGCCGCGGCACTGGATTTGCGATGCTGGCTTCTTCCAGCGTGCAGGAGACCATGGATCTGACTGCCGTTTCTCATTTGACGGCTATCAAGGCGCGCGTGCCGTTCCTGAACTTTTTCGACGGTTTCCGTACCTCTCATGAGGTTCAGAAGATCGAGGTGCTGGACTACGACGATCTGGCGAAGTTGGTCGATTACGATGCCATTGCCGAGTTCAAGGCCGACTCTCTGAATCCCGAGCATCCTTACACCAAAGGGACTGCTCAGAATCCCGACATCTTCTTCCAGGCCCGCGAAGCCTGCAACCGTTTTTACGATGAGCTGCCCGAGACGGTCGCGCAGTACATGGAGCAGATTTCCGCTCTGACGGGACGCGAGTATCATCCGTTCAACTACTACGGCGATCCCGAGGCGGAACGCGTTGTCGTCTGCATGGGCTCCGCCTGTCAGGCGGCCGAGGAGACGGTCGATTACCTGATGGCCCGCGGCGAGAAGGTCGGTCTGGTCATCGTCCATCTGTATCGTCCGTTTAGCCCCAAATATTTCTTCAGGGTCCTTCCGGGCACTGTCAAAAAGATCGCCGTGCTCGACCGCTGCAAAGAACCGGGCGCGCTGGGCGAGCCTCTGTATCAGGATGTCTGCTCGCTGTTCGAAGAATACGCCGAAGCCGAGCGTCCGCTGGTCGTCGGCGGCCGTTACGGCTTGGGTTCCAAGGACACGACGCCGACGCAGATCAAGGCGGTATTCGATAATCTGAAGAACTACAAGCCCGTCAATCATTTCACGGTCGGCATCAACGACGATGTGACCTATCATTCGCTGCCTTTGGGCGAGACGATCAACGCCGCTCCCGAAGGAACGATCCGCTGCAAGTTCTGGGGCCTTGGTTCCGACGGCACGGTCGGCGCCAACAAGAACGCCATCAAGATCATCGGCGACAACACCGATCTCTATGCTCAGGGGTATTTCTCCTACGACTCCAAGAAGTCGGGCGGCATCACCGTTTCGCATCTGCGCTTCGGAAAAAAGCCCATCAAGTCGACCTATCTCATTGAGAACGCCGACTTTGTAGCCTGCCACAAGCAGGAATATCTGCACCAGTACGACGTGACCGCCGGCTTGAAGAAGGGCGGGGCGTTCCTTCTGAACACGCAGTGGACCAGCATGGATGCCCTCGAAGCCAACGTTCCGGCCAAGGTCAAGCGTTATCTGGCCAAGAACGACATTCAGTTCTACGTGATCGACGGTACGGACATCGCCCAGAAGATCGGTCTCGGCAACCGCACCAACATGGTCATGATGTCGGCCTTCTTCAAGCTGGCCAACGTCATTCCCATGGAAGACGCCGTCAAGTACATGAAGGACGCCATTCAGAAGTCCTACGGCCGCAAGGGCGAAGATATTATCAACATGAACAATGCGGCGGTCGATCAGGGCTACGGCGCTCTGAAGAAGATCGATATCCCCGCGGCGTGGGCCGAGGCAGTCGACGCTCCCAGGACCGAAGCTGCCGGTTGCTGCGAAGAGCGTCCTGATTTCATCAGGGATATCGTCGATCCGATCAACGCTCAGGAAGGCGACAAGCTGCCCGTCAGCGCTTTTGTCGGCATCGAGGACGGACGCTTCCCCAACGGCACTTCCGCTTTCGAGAAGCGCGGCGTTGCCGTTTTCGTTCCCGAGTGGAACAAGGACAAGTGCATTCAGTGCAACCAGTGCTCGATGGTGTGCCCGCACGCAACCATTCGTCCCGTGCTGCTCGATGAGGAGGAAGCCGCTCACAAGCCGGCCGGTTTCGAGACGCTGCCGGTGAAGGCTCCCAAGGAGCTTGCCGGCCTTCAGTTCCGCATTCAGGTCAGCCCGCTTGACTGCCTTGGCTGCGGCAACTGCGCCGATATCTGCCCCGTGAAGGCTCTTGAGATGAAGCCGCTGGCCTCCCAGATGGCTCAGGCGGACAACTGGCATTTTGGCATCGATCATGTCAGCGACAAGTCCGACCGCGTCAACACTCACAACATGAAGAACAGCCAGTTTGCCACTCCCTACTTAGAGTTCTCGGGGGCTTGCGCCGGCTGCGGCGAGACGCCGTACGCCAAGCTGGTTACGCAGCTTTTCGGCGACCGCATGATGATCGCCAACGCCACGGGCTGCTCGTCCATTTGGGGCGCTTCCGCTCCCAGCATGCCCTACACGACCAACGCGCTTGGGCAGGGCCCCGCCTGGGCGAACTCTCTGTTCGAGGACAATGCCGAATACGGCTATGGCATGGCCATGTCCGTCAAGAACAGCCGCAACGATCTGACGGCCAATGTCGAAGCGCTGCTCGCGTCCGACAAGCTGCCCGAGGAAGTTCGCAAGGCTCTGCAGGGTTGGTACGACGTTCGCAACGACGCAGCCGGCAGCAAGGCCGCAGCCGAGGCGGTGTACGAAGTGCTCGATTGCGATCTCGGCGACGAAAAGCTGAACGTCAAACTGGCTCGCGTCGGCGACCTGGCCGATTATCTTGTCAAGAAGTCCATCTGGATCTTCGGCGGTGACGGCTGGGCGTACGACATCGGTTTCGGCGGTCTGGACCACGTTCTTGCCAGCGGCGAGAACGTCAACGTTCTTGTTTTCGACACCGAGGTGTATTCCAATACGGGCGGTCAGTCTTCCAAGTCCACGCCCACTTCTGCCGTCGCCAAGTTTGCCGCGGCCGGCAAGAAGGTTGCCAAGAAGGATCTCGGGCGCATCGCCATGACGTATGGTTACGTCTATGTGGCTCAGTGTGCCATGGGCGCCGACAAGAACCAGCTGGTCAAGGTGCTGAGCGAGGCCGAGGCTTACGACGGGCCGTCGCTGATCATCTGCTACGCGCCCTGCATCAATCACGGTCTGAGGGCCGGCATGGGCAAGAGCCAGGAGCAGGAGAAGAAGGCCGTGGAAGCCGGTTACTGGCATCTGTACCACTACAACCCCGAGCTCGAAGAACAAGGAAAGAATCCTTTCGTCCTCGATTCCAAGGAGCCCAAGGCTTCGTTCCGCGACTTCCTGATGAGCGAGAGCCGCTACA